In Perca flavescens isolate YP-PL-M2 chromosome 7, PFLA_1.0, whole genome shotgun sequence, the following proteins share a genomic window:
- the LOC114558707 gene encoding uncharacterized protein LOC114558707 isoform X2 — protein MPEEWLCTECDIHIHKKHTLHNRESCIGGIYKPIEPTVCCVKQDGGYTLINQVCLLPTVRPVQLCTCDPATITESAGRYDLHLPNLSCKLCLAQWTPDMSDLIRSGYWPASVNADTLFSMDVFTSFEELKTVAPSLSRQGFLRMLEKRTCQFGRASKIHGDVFQRSYLEYTFCQYHCENMASVEHFTCPACTPNMIALCADGNRKQYRFRQSKGSEQPYFDGTFIAKDAEVQHFVEEIRSKMKSTAGRGICGASQWSAARETARRASKLDEEGIEVVVCRHGVLLKALNMYRGKYLLIRCSCKRSFRQPQMDSSFARILLASIGPTLKSCRSPCQNSDLYCR, from the exons ATGCCAGAGGAGTGGTTGTGTACGGAGTGTGACATACACatccacaaaaaacacacactccatAACAGGGAGTCCTGCATTGGGGGAATTTACAAGCCCATAGAGCCAACAGTGTGCTGCGTAAAGCAAGATGGCGGATATACACTGATCAATCAAG TATGTCTTTTGCCTACAGTGAGGCCTGTCCAGTTGTGCACGTGTGATCCTGCAACCATAACAGAATCAGCTG gtCGGTATGATTTGCACTTGCCAAACTTGTCTTGCAAATTATGTCTGGCACAGTGGACACCTGACATGAGCGACCTCATACGCAGTGGGTACTGGCCAGCATCTGTGAATGCTGACACATTGTTTTCAATGGATGTCTTTACTTCATTTGAAGAGTTGAAAACTGTGGCTCCCAGTTTGTCACGTCAGGGTTTTTTGCGGATGTTGGAGAAAAGGACCTGTCAATTTGGAAGG GCTAGCAAAATCCACGGAGACGTATTCCAAAGGAGTTATTTGGAGTATACATTCTGCCAGTACCATTGTGAGAATATGGCCAGTGTAGAGCACTTCACCTGCCCAGCATGTACACCCAACATGATAGCTCTTTGCGCAGATGGCAACAGAAAGCAGTACCGATTTCGACAGTCAAAAGG gtCAGAGCAACCATATTTTGACGGTACTTTCATCGCCAAGGACGCTGAAGTACAGCATTTTGTTGAGGAGATCAGGAGTAAAATGAAAAGT ACTGCCGGCAGAGGAATCTGTGGAGCCAGTCAGTGGTCTGCTGCACGGGAGACAGCCAGAAGAGCTAGTAAACTGGATGAAGAGGGCATTGAGGTGGTTGTTTGCCGACATGGAGTGCTATTGAAGGCCCTCAACATGTATAGGGGGAAATATTTGCTTATCCGCTGTTCCTGCAAAAGGAGCTTCAGGCAGCCACAAATGGACAGTTCTTTTGCACGGATATTGCTTGCAAGTATTGGCCCTACCTTGAAAAGTTGTCGGTCTCCATGTCAGAACTCAGACCTTTACTGCAGATGA
- the LOC114558707 gene encoding uncharacterized protein LOC114558707 isoform X1, which produces MPEEWLCTECDIHIHKKHTLHNRESCIGGIYKPIEPTVCCVKQDGGYTLINQVCLLPTVRPVQLCTCDPATITESAGRAIIMVCINGRYDLHLPNLSCKLCLAQWTPDMSDLIRSGYWPASVNADTLFSMDVFTSFEELKTVAPSLSRQGFLRMLEKRTCQFGRASKIHGDVFQRSYLEYTFCQYHCENMASVEHFTCPACTPNMIALCADGNRKQYRFRQSKGSEQPYFDGTFIAKDAEVQHFVEEIRSKMKSTAGRGICGASQWSAARETARRASKLDEEGIEVVVCRHGVLLKALNMYRGKYLLIRCSCKRSFRQPQMDSSFARILLASIGPTLKSCRSPCQNSDLYCR; this is translated from the exons ATGCCAGAGGAGTGGTTGTGTACGGAGTGTGACATACACatccacaaaaaacacacactccatAACAGGGAGTCCTGCATTGGGGGAATTTACAAGCCCATAGAGCCAACAGTGTGCTGCGTAAAGCAAGATGGCGGATATACACTGATCAATCAAG TATGTCTTTTGCCTACAGTGAGGCCTGTCCAGTTGTGCACGTGTGATCCTGCAACCATAACAGAATCAGCTGGTAGAGCAATAATTATGGTTTGCATAAatg gtCGGTATGATTTGCACTTGCCAAACTTGTCTTGCAAATTATGTCTGGCACAGTGGACACCTGACATGAGCGACCTCATACGCAGTGGGTACTGGCCAGCATCTGTGAATGCTGACACATTGTTTTCAATGGATGTCTTTACTTCATTTGAAGAGTTGAAAACTGTGGCTCCCAGTTTGTCACGTCAGGGTTTTTTGCGGATGTTGGAGAAAAGGACCTGTCAATTTGGAAGG GCTAGCAAAATCCACGGAGACGTATTCCAAAGGAGTTATTTGGAGTATACATTCTGCCAGTACCATTGTGAGAATATGGCCAGTGTAGAGCACTTCACCTGCCCAGCATGTACACCCAACATGATAGCTCTTTGCGCAGATGGCAACAGAAAGCAGTACCGATTTCGACAGTCAAAAGG gtCAGAGCAACCATATTTTGACGGTACTTTCATCGCCAAGGACGCTGAAGTACAGCATTTTGTTGAGGAGATCAGGAGTAAAATGAAAAGT ACTGCCGGCAGAGGAATCTGTGGAGCCAGTCAGTGGTCTGCTGCACGGGAGACAGCCAGAAGAGCTAGTAAACTGGATGAAGAGGGCATTGAGGTGGTTGTTTGCCGACATGGAGTGCTATTGAAGGCCCTCAACATGTATAGGGGGAAATATTTGCTTATCCGCTGTTCCTGCAAAAGGAGCTTCAGGCAGCCACAAATGGACAGTTCTTTTGCACGGATATTGCTTGCAAGTATTGGCCCTACCTTGAAAAGTTGTCGGTCTCCATGTCAGAACTCAGACCTTTACTGCAGATGA
- the LOC114558707 gene encoding uncharacterized protein LOC114558707 isoform X3, giving the protein MPEEWLCTECDIHIHKKHTLHNRESCIGGIYKPIEPTVCCVKQDGGYTLINQVCLLPTVRPVQLCTCDPATITESAGRAIIMVCINGRYDLHLPNLSCKLCLAQWTPDMSDLIRSGYWPASVNADTLFSMDVFTSFEELKTVAPSLSRQGFLRMLEKRTCQFGRASKIHGDVFQRSYLEYTFCQYHCENMASVEHFTCPACTPNMIALCADGNRKQYRFRQSKGSEQPYFDGTFIAKDAEVQHFVEEIRSKMKSTAGRGICGASQWSAARETARRASKLDEEGIEVVVCRHGVLLKALNMYRGKYLLIRCSFARILLASIGPTLKSCRSPCQNSDLYCR; this is encoded by the exons ATGCCAGAGGAGTGGTTGTGTACGGAGTGTGACATACACatccacaaaaaacacacactccatAACAGGGAGTCCTGCATTGGGGGAATTTACAAGCCCATAGAGCCAACAGTGTGCTGCGTAAAGCAAGATGGCGGATATACACTGATCAATCAAG TATGTCTTTTGCCTACAGTGAGGCCTGTCCAGTTGTGCACGTGTGATCCTGCAACCATAACAGAATCAGCTGGTAGAGCAATAATTATGGTTTGCATAAatg gtCGGTATGATTTGCACTTGCCAAACTTGTCTTGCAAATTATGTCTGGCACAGTGGACACCTGACATGAGCGACCTCATACGCAGTGGGTACTGGCCAGCATCTGTGAATGCTGACACATTGTTTTCAATGGATGTCTTTACTTCATTTGAAGAGTTGAAAACTGTGGCTCCCAGTTTGTCACGTCAGGGTTTTTTGCGGATGTTGGAGAAAAGGACCTGTCAATTTGGAAGG GCTAGCAAAATCCACGGAGACGTATTCCAAAGGAGTTATTTGGAGTATACATTCTGCCAGTACCATTGTGAGAATATGGCCAGTGTAGAGCACTTCACCTGCCCAGCATGTACACCCAACATGATAGCTCTTTGCGCAGATGGCAACAGAAAGCAGTACCGATTTCGACAGTCAAAAGG gtCAGAGCAACCATATTTTGACGGTACTTTCATCGCCAAGGACGCTGAAGTACAGCATTTTGTTGAGGAGATCAGGAGTAAAATGAAAAGT ACTGCCGGCAGAGGAATCTGTGGAGCCAGTCAGTGGTCTGCTGCACGGGAGACAGCCAGAAGAGCTAGTAAACTGGATGAAGAGGGCATTGAGGTGGTTGTTTGCCGACATGGAGTGCTATTGAAGGCCCTCAACATGTATAGGGGGAAATATTTGCTTATCCGCTG TTCTTTTGCACGGATATTGCTTGCAAGTATTGGCCCTACCTTGAAAAGTTGTCGGTCTCCATGTCAGAACTCAGACCTTTACTGCAGATGA
- the LOC114558709 gene encoding uncharacterized protein LOC114558709 produces MVHQWVHDVREWASDDSAGTRCDDQQPLQESIEEMFLAVHHRKASLYNQTDSNKIRQLRRRKLGEEKKKLFEKIKLYNEQVADEERILEDKVESRLSVVEGDSGADCLIWPWEVHSRESSNILTKKKIFDVYMSKMRLQEEKIILMREMRQHCAYLRKLAWSLHKMMSEMSSGRNSGSLSEEGHRGLLCLHQKRLADVEEKFQVVSSRYSQALGPNAASLLEDGPEDIPEDDKEHVYESSDESDFEAV; encoded by the exons ATGGTGCATCAGTGGGTTCATGATGTCAGAGAATGGGCTTCCGATG ATTCTGCAGGTACCAGATGTGATGACCAACAACCTCTTCAGGAATCAATTGAAGAAATGTTCCTTGCGGTTCATCACAGAAAAGCCAGCCTTTATAATCAGACTG ACAGCAACAAAATCCGACAGTTGCGACGAAGGAAATTgggggaagagaagaaaaaactgTTTGAAAAAATCAAGCTGTACAATGAGCAGGTTGCAGATGAGGAGCGCATCCTTGAGGATAAGGTGGAAAGCAGACTCTCTGTGGTGGAAGGAGACAGTGGGGCAGACTGTCTAATATGGCCGTGGGAAGTGCACAGCAGAG AATCGAGCAATATCCTTACGAAGAAGAAGATTTTTGATGTTTACATGTCAAAAATGCGGCTTCAAGAGGAAAAGATAATTTTGATGAGGGAGATGAGACAGCACTGCGCCTACCTCAGAAAGCTGGCCTGGAGTCTCCATAAAATGATGTCCGAAATGTCTTCTGGCAGGAACAGTG GCAGTTTAAGTGAAGAGGGGCATCGTGGGCTGCTGTGTCTTCATCAGAAAAGGCTTGCTGATGTGGAGGAGAAGTTCCAAGTCGTTAGCTCAAGGTACAGCCAGGCTTTAGGACCGAATGCTGCTTCTCTGCTTGAGGATGGACCCGAGGACATACCGGAGGACGACAAAGAACATGTATATGAGAGTTCAGATGAGAGTGATTTTGAGGCAGTGTAA